In Asanoa sp. WMMD1127, one genomic interval encodes:
- a CDS encoding RiPP maturation radical SAM C-methyltransferase, with protein MRLCLAAMPWLALDTPSLPIGILRRRVAETRPADTVVEYHGGLRWAEYLLSASAGELTPNDYVRLGDQGLGHGLGDWVFAGALHDDPLWRVTELRDHATRWSFDLGLAERMRAHAGDFVRLAADEILRAEPDLVGFTTTFMQTVPSLAVAAELKRRRPGIVVVLGGANCEGPMGAALHRNHRFVDYAVRGEGEIAFPALLDHVEAGTAPADVAGLCWWRGAESVANPETTASVPPALIPMPDYDEWFALVERSPLSAYLSPYVFIEGSRGCWWGEKHQCTFCGLNPEFIAFRSKPAERFWTELSTLVERHQVLDIMTADNIIDMAYYRDLLPRLAAADWDVRLQFEAKANVQAEHIAMLADAGVSSVQYGVENLDSRVLKIMDKGVTGATNVRVLRDSEDNSITVRWNYLYGFPGEAESDYLPVIGQIPALVHLQPPSGATRIALERFSPYFERPELGFPRREPAEFYRFSYDLPDSELHDLAYFFECDDQGIGGEVERRLSDGIEWWRDNYPTSALLRVDGDDALTIKDRRAGWPQRDHTLTGVARIAYDALRRPRTAAALGRHLREQGHDADLVPEWLAAWQADGLVFLDGATFVALALRNLPVKIARQRGRTRQPAGAPA; from the coding sequence ATGCGGCTGTGTCTGGCCGCGATGCCCTGGCTGGCTCTCGACACGCCGTCGTTGCCGATCGGGATCCTGCGCCGGCGGGTCGCCGAGACCCGCCCGGCGGACACCGTCGTGGAATACCACGGCGGCCTCCGGTGGGCCGAATACCTGCTTTCGGCCAGCGCGGGTGAGCTGACGCCCAACGACTACGTGCGGCTGGGCGACCAGGGTCTCGGGCACGGGCTCGGCGACTGGGTGTTCGCCGGCGCCCTCCACGACGATCCACTGTGGCGGGTCACGGAGCTGCGCGACCACGCCACCCGGTGGTCCTTCGACCTGGGCCTCGCGGAACGGATGCGGGCGCACGCCGGCGACTTCGTCCGGCTGGCCGCCGACGAGATCCTGCGCGCCGAGCCCGACCTCGTCGGCTTCACCACCACGTTCATGCAGACGGTGCCGAGCCTCGCCGTCGCAGCCGAGCTCAAGCGCCGCCGGCCCGGCATCGTCGTCGTGCTCGGCGGCGCCAACTGTGAGGGGCCGATGGGCGCGGCGTTGCACCGCAACCACAGGTTCGTCGACTACGCGGTGCGGGGCGAGGGCGAGATCGCCTTCCCCGCGCTGCTCGACCACGTCGAGGCCGGCACCGCCCCCGCCGACGTCGCCGGCCTGTGCTGGTGGCGCGGCGCGGAGTCGGTGGCCAATCCCGAGACGACCGCGAGCGTGCCGCCGGCGCTGATCCCGATGCCCGACTACGACGAGTGGTTCGCCCTCGTCGAGCGGTCGCCGCTGAGCGCCTACCTCAGCCCCTACGTGTTCATCGAAGGCTCCCGCGGCTGCTGGTGGGGCGAGAAGCACCAGTGCACGTTCTGCGGCCTCAACCCGGAGTTCATCGCCTTCCGCAGCAAGCCGGCCGAGCGGTTCTGGACCGAGCTGTCGACCCTGGTCGAGCGGCACCAGGTCCTCGACATCATGACCGCCGACAACATCATCGACATGGCCTACTACCGCGACCTGCTGCCCCGCCTGGCCGCCGCCGACTGGGATGTCCGGCTGCAGTTCGAGGCCAAGGCCAACGTGCAGGCCGAGCACATCGCGATGCTGGCCGACGCCGGCGTCTCGTCGGTCCAATATGGAGTGGAAAACCTCGACAGCCGGGTCCTGAAGATCATGGACAAGGGCGTCACGGGCGCCACCAACGTCCGCGTACTGCGCGACAGCGAGGACAACTCCATCACCGTGCGCTGGAACTATCTCTACGGCTTCCCGGGGGAGGCCGAGTCCGACTACCTCCCGGTGATCGGGCAGATCCCGGCGCTGGTCCACCTGCAGCCGCCCTCCGGCGCGACCCGGATCGCGCTGGAGCGGTTCAGCCCCTACTTCGAGCGGCCCGAGCTCGGCTTCCCGCGCCGCGAACCGGCCGAGTTCTACCGCTTCAGCTACGACCTGCCCGACTCAGAGCTGCACGACCTGGCCTACTTCTTCGAGTGTGACGACCAGGGCATCGGCGGCGAGGTCGAGCGGCGGCTCAGCGACGGCATCGAGTGGTGGCGCGACAACTACCCGACCTCAGCGCTGCTGCGGGTCGACGGGGACGACGCGCTGACGATCAAGGACCGCCGGGCCGGCTGGCCGCAGCGCGACCACACGCTCACCGGCGTCGCCCGGATCGCCTACGACGCCCTGCGCCGCCCGCGCACCGCGGCCGCGCTCGGGCGACACCTGCGCGAACAGGGCCATGACGCGGACCTGGTCCCGGAATGGTTGGCCGCGTGGCAGGCCGACGGGTTGGTCTTCCTCGACGGCGCGACGTTCGTGGCCCTCGCGCTGCGGAACCTGCCGGTCAAGATCGCCCGGCAGCGTGGGCGAACCCGGCAGCCCGCCGGAGCGCCGGCATGA